The genomic region CAGCGTCGAAACGGCTGTAAGCTGAGCTCCAATCCTTTGATCAAGGTCAGGCTTTCGGTCACCCCTAACAGCCAGGAACTCATCAATAACAAATTGAGAAGCCGCAATAAGTACCGGACAGCATCACCCAGGCTTCCCGACCATAGGTTGAGAAGAAAGGTGATGAGTAAAAGCCAACGAAAGGTCTTTACTATCTGCCAAACCCGTTTAAGCGGCAGCCGTCCGGTGAAAAAGAGGAGAAGGTGCAGGAAAAAAAGGGCCAACTGGCCGCCCAAAGCACTTTCCGTTAAGACCAGCATCGCGCCGGCAATTACAACCAGAAGTTTAAAACGGGGGTCCCGCCGGTGCCAGTAGGAAGCAGCCGGGTAATAAGCGACGCTCTCCATCAGTCTGGTCCCCCCTTCTCCCGGGCCCTGCGGAGGCGGGACAACTCGTACCACGCTTCCGCCGGTGTCGCCGGGGCCGCATTCACCGGTGCACCCGCCTCGGCCAAGCGGCGCAGCAGTCCAAGTAAAAAGGGAAGTTTCAAGTCCGGTGCCACCGCAGACGCCTTTTGCGCCCAGGCACTCCAGGTGGTGTCGGCCCGCAGTTCTCCATTGACCAAAACCAAAACCCGGTCGGTGAACATGTAAAGAAAATCGGGATCATGGGAAGCCACCAAAAGACCAATTCCCATCTCCGTCTTAATCCGCTGTAAGGTTTGGCGCAAAGCTTCTTCCCCCGGGCCGTCCAATCCGATCGTCGGTTCGTCCAGAAGTAAAAAACGGGGTTTCATCGCCAGCGCAGCCGCCAACGCCACCCGTCTTTGTTCCCCACCGGAGAGTTTAAGCGGCGAAGTTTCCCACTTCTCCCGCTCCAGACCAACCGCCGTTAATGCCCAGGCCACCCGCGCCTCGATCTCCGCCCGGTTCAGGTCAAGATTTTCCGGACCGAAAGCCACTTCTTCCCGGACCGTAGCCGCGAAAAAGCCCCGCTGTGGCTCCTGGATGGAGAGGACGATCGGGCCATCCTGTCCACCCACAGAAAGTCGCCCCGAAGTGGGTTTAAGGAGTCCGGCCATCACCTGCAAAAGAGTGGACTTTCCGGAGCCAATCGGTCCAAGCAGGGCAACTGCTTCACCCGTTTTTATGGTAAAACTAACGTTATTTAGGGCCTTAAGCGGTGCATCCTTCCGGGCATAGACCACCGAAATCTCTTCCAACTTTATTTCCATAATACTGCCACCAGTTCATCTTCGTCGGCCACTAGCGAATTGCCAATCCCCAGCGTGGAAGCGACCTGCGTGGCCGGCGGAAGGGTGATCCCCCAGGCCCGGGCCTGCCCGGCCATGCGCAGCAGCGCCGCCGGTTGGCCGCGCCACACCACCCGGCCGTCCACCATCACCAACACCTGATCGGCGGTCATCACTTCCGCCAGACCGTGGGTGAACCAGATCATACTCTGCCCGTGGGTTTTCAGCTCCTGTAAGATCCGGGTTATCCGTTGCTTGGTACCCGGATCAAGCATCGCTAACGGCTCGTCCACTAAAATCAGTTTTGGTTTCAACGCCCAGACATCCGCCAAGGAAAGTAAGCGTTTCTCGCCACCGGATAGGGAATGGGGCTGGGCCGTCTTTAAATCCGTCAAACCGAACCGGGCCAGTTCCTCGTCGACCACCCGCCGGATCTCCCGGGACGATAAACATCTGTTTTCCACCCCAAAAGCGATCTCCCGTTCAACGGTACTGGCCACAAATTGGTTCTCCGGATGCTGAAACACAATGCCAACCTGCTGGTAGATATACCTTAGTTCCTCATCGTTGGCGGTCGAATACCCCTCGACCAGAACCCGGCCGGCGGTTGGTTTTAAAAGACCACAACACAAACGGGCCAGTGTTGATTTTCCCGACCCGTTGGCCCCGAGTACCGCCAGAAAAGTTCCCGGTTCAAGCTCCAGATTAACCTGACAAACCCCGGTCTTGACAGATCCGGGGTAGCAGTAGGAGACATCATCTAAAACAAAGAAACGTCCCATGGGATTAGACTAGTTCGATCACAGCCATCGGCGCGGCATCGCCACGACGGGGTCCGATTCTCACCACGCGGGTGTAACCCCCGTTCCGATCCGCATACCTGGTCGCAACCTCGTCAAAGAGTTTTTTGACCACGGCTTTATCCATGATCACTTTGGCAACTTCACGACGGGCACTAAGGTCCCCTTGTTTCCCCAGGGTAATCATTTTTTCGGCCAAAGCCCGAATCTCTTTTGCCTTTGTCTCCGTAGTGGTAATCTTCTCATGTCTAATGAGTTCGGTAACCAAATTACGGAAAAGCGCTTTCCGGTGGCCCGCCGGGCGACCTAAACGTCGTAAGTTCATGGTAATTCCCTCCTTCAGGATGAAATTGGACCGGGTTCTTGAAATATTTATCGGTGAAAACAGGTGGAAGGAATTATTCTTCCGACTTCCGGAGGGAGAGACCAAGTGCGGCAAGCTTCGACTCCACTTCCTCGAGGGATTTCTTCCCGAGGTTACGCACTTTCATCATATCCTCCGGCGTCTTTTTGATTAATTCTTGCACCGTATTAATTCCGGCTCGTTTCAGGCAGTTGTACGACCGGACCGACAAATCCAGCTCTTCGATGTTCATTTCCAGGATCTTATCCTTCGATTCTTCCTCTTTCTCCACCATGATCTCGGCCTCGCTGACCGTGTCACTTAAGTTGACGAAGAGCATCAAATGTTCAGTCAGGATTTTCGCCGCTAAACTCACGGCTTCCACCGGGTTGATACTACCGCTGGTCCACAACTCCAGAACTAACCGGTCATAATCCGTAATCTGACCTACACGGGTGTCTTCCACCACATAATTGACCTTGTGCACCGGGGTAAAGATGGAATCAACCGGAATTGTCCCGATCACCGCATCCGGTTTCTTGTTCCGTTCGGCTGGAACATATCCTCGACCTTTGTCGAAAGTGATCTCCATCACCAGACTACCACCCTCACTCACGGTGGCAATGTGATGGTCCGGGTTTAAAATCTCCACATCACTGGGGACCATAATATCGGCCGCCGTCACCTCTTTGCTCTCCCTCACTTCGAGCCGGGCAACCTGCGGGCCATCCCCGTGAATCTTTACCATTATCTTCTTCAGGTTCATAATGATCTCGGTGGTATCTTCCACTACCCCCGGGATCGTCGAAAACTCATGCAGGACACCTTCGATCTTCACCGCCGTAACCGCTGCCCCCGGTAAAGATGACAACAGCACCCGCCGCAAAGAATTACCGAGGGTCGTCCCGTATCCTCGCTCCAACGGCTCAACGATGAAGCGACCATACCGGTCGTCTTTGATTTCGTCGATGATCACTCTGGGTTTTTCGATTTCGATCATACAAAAGCCTCCCTTCCATCCTTAGGTCCAGGCGTAGACCATGAGTTTAACGGGAGTATAGCTCGACAATGAGGTGTTCCTGAACCGGAACGTCGATCTGTTCCCGCGTAGGGATCGAAACAACCCGTGCGGTCCAGTTGTTAGTATCCAATTCTAACCATTCAGGAATATTTTTGCCATCATTCGCCTCGAGAATACCTTTAATCAACGGCGACTTGTTGGCATTCTCTTTCAAGGTAATGACATCGCCCGGTTTTACCTGGTAAGAAGGGATGTTAACTTTACGGTCATTAACACGGAAGAACCCATGCCTGACCAGCTGCCGTGCTTCCCGCCGGGATCCGGCCAGCCTTAAACGGTAGACCACATTGTCCAACCGGGTTTCCAGGAGCTGCAACAGGTTCTCACCGGTAATACCCTTTTTCCGTTCGGCCATCTCAAAGTACCGGCGGAACTGGGTCTCCAAAAGGCCATAAATCCGGCGGCATTTTTGTTTCTCCCGGAGCTGCAAACCATATTCGGACAATTTGCGGCGCGCTTGTCCTTCCCCGTGCTGTCCAGGGGGGTAGCTCCTCCGGTTAAAACTGCATTTATCGGAAAGGCAACGGTCCGCTTTGAGAAACAGCTTTTCCCCTTCGCGACGACAAATTTTACATACTGCACCGATATATCTTGCCATCTAGTTTTTACACCTCCTCTAGTTAGACCCGACGCCGTTTCGGTGGACGGCAACCGTTGTGCGGAATCGGAGTAACGTCTTTAATCATGCTCACTTCCAAGCCGGCCGCTTGCAAAGAGCGAATCGCCGCTTCCCGTCCCGCGCCTGGCCCCTTCACATAAACCTCAACTTGTTTGAGACCATATTCCATCGCTGCTTTCGCCGCACTTTCTGCTGCCATACCGGCCGCGTAAGGGGTATTCTTCCGCGAACCCTTAAAACCCATTGCTCCGGCCGAAGACCAGGATAAAACATTACCGTTCAGGTCGGAAATGGTCACGATCGTATTGTTAAATGTAGACTTAATATGGGCCGCACCGTTCTCTACATATTTCTTCTCTCTTCTTCTGCTTCTGGTTCCTTTACGCGGAGAAGCCATTGCTTATCCCTCCTTTATGCCTTTTTCTTACGTCCTACCGTTTTCGCCGGGCCTTTTCTGGTCCGGGCGTTCGTTTTCGTCCTTTGCCCGCGGACCGGTAAACCCCGACGGTGCCGGAGCCCACGATAACTTCCGATCTCAATCAGCCGTTTGATGTTCATGCTTTCTTCCCGGCGGAGATCCCCTTCGACCTTATACTCATGATCGATCACTTCACGGAGCCTTGAGATCTCGTCTTCGGTCAGATCCCGCACTCTGGTATCCGGGTTGACGCCGGTTTTTGCCAGAATCTCACGGGATAAGGATAACCCAATACCATAAATATAAGTCAAGGCAATTTCCAATCGTTTATCCCTTGGTAAATCGACACCCGCAATACGTGCCACTCTTTTTCCCTCCTTTAACCCTGTTTCTGCTTATGCTTGGGATTAACACAGATTACCATAACCCGCCCTTTTCGACGGATAATCTTACAATGCTCACATATTGCTTTCACAGACGGCGCAACTTTCAATGGTTTACCTCCTCACTTTTACAAATTGAAATCACTACCCGAGCCGAGGGAAAATGCAAAGAAGGATTATTTATAACGGTAGACAATCCGGCCGCGGGTCAAGTCGTAAGGAGATAATTCCACCGTCACCCGGTCCCCGGCCAAGATTCGAATAAAGTTCATCCGCATTTTCCCGGAGATATGCGCCAAAACGACATGGCCATTGGCCAACTCTACCCGGAACATTGCGTTCGGCAACGGCTCAATTACCGTCCCCTCGACTTCGATAATATCATCTTTCCCCAAGGTTAACCTCACCTTCCTTTAAATTTTCCCCCAAACGCTGGATAGCGTCGACAATCTCTTCATCCGCTACCGGCTGACCGGCAGACAGTTTTTTCGCAATCGCCGTGTCCACTTGTAGGGTGAGGGAGAGGTGTTTCCGGTTTTTCTTCTTCGGCCGCTCCATGGAACGTTTTCGCCCGTCCGCCACCAGAACATAGTCTTCATTGAGCAAGCCGACAACAAGGAAAATGCTCCCGGCATCCCGCCCGCGGGTTGAGATCACCTTTTGTCCCAAACGGACTTCCGTCACCGCCGTCTTTACCATTGCACCATGCCCCCGTCATCCCCCCGGCTCTCCCGCAGTTGGGTTAAGATCTCGGGCTCTCCCTCGGTCACCAATACGGTATGCTCAAAGTGGGCCGAATAGGACCCGTCCATTGTTGTCACCGTCCAGTGGTCGCGGGGGTCGATCTTAACCTGATAGGAACCGGCATTGACCATCGGTTCAATCGCCAGGGTCATGCCCGGCTTCAAGACCGGGTTATAACTTTGGAGAGGGGAAACATAGTTGGGCACCTGTGGTTCTTCATGCATGGCCTGCCCGATCCCGTGACCGACAAAATCACGAACCACCGAAAACCCGTTGCTCTCCACATGTTCCTGAATGGCCCGGGAGATCGCCGACAACCGGTTTCCCGCCCGGGCCGCGTTGATCCCCTTCCATAAAGCCTCACGCGTGACTTCCAGTAACCGCTGATGTTCAGGGGCAATCTCACCGACTCCTACTGTTACCGCCGCATCACCGTAATATCCTTTATACACCACGCCAAAGTCCAGACTGATAATATCCCCGGTTTTCAACTTCCGTGGTCCGGGTATCCCATGCACCACCTGCTCATTGACTGAGGTACAAACACACGCCGGGAAACCTTGATAACCCTTGAACGCCGGTTTAACCCCAAACTCCTTGGCCGCCGCCTCCGCCAGTTCATCCAGTTCCTTTGTGGTAATCCCAGGTTTGACCGCCGCCGCAATCCGGCCCAGGATCAACCGGGTAATTTCCCCGGCTTTCCGCATCCGGTCAAGTTCAAACAGGGATTTCCTAGTGATCATTGGCCTACCCGTTGGCGGACCCCAGTCACAATCGCCTGGTAAACATCGTCGATGGGCTGGGCGCCATCAACCGTCAATAATAGTCCGGCTTCGCGGTAGTACTTAATTAAGGGCGCGGTCTGCTGGGCATAAACCGTCAGCCGGTTACGGACCGTCGCTTCCGCGTCGTCTTCACGCTGGATCAGTTGGCCTTGGCAAAGATCGCAGACCCCGGGTTGCCTTTCCTTCTTGGTCACCACATGGTAAACTGCACCGCAATCCCGGCAGATCCGGCGACCCGACAGGCGCTCCACTAAAATCTCCGGATCAACTTCGATATTGATCACCGCCGTCAAGGCTTGCCCTTTTTCCGCCAGGTACCGGTCAAAAGCAACCGCCTGTGGCA from Capillibacterium thermochitinicola harbors:
- a CDS encoding energy-coupling factor ABC transporter ATP-binding protein, producing the protein MEIKLEEISVVYARKDAPLKALNNVSFTIKTGEAVALLGPIGSGKSTLLQVMAGLLKPTSGRLSVGGQDGPIVLSIQEPQRGFFAATVREEVAFGPENLDLNRAEIEARVAWALTAVGLEREKWETSPLKLSGGEQRRVALAAALAMKPRFLLLDEPTIGLDGPGEEALRQTLQRIKTEMGIGLLVASHDPDFLYMFTDRVLVLVNGELRADTTWSAWAQKASAVAPDLKLPFLLGLLRRLAEAGAPVNAAPATPAEAWYELSRLRRAREKGGPD
- the infA gene encoding translation initiation factor IF-1, producing MGKDDIIEVEGTVIEPLPNAMFRVELANGHVVLAHISGKMRMNFIRILAGDRVTVELSPYDLTRGRIVYRYK
- a CDS encoding energy-coupling factor transporter transmembrane component T; the encoded protein is MESVAYYPAASYWHRRDPRFKLLVVIAGAMLVLTESALGGQLALFFLHLLLFFTGRLPLKRVWQIVKTFRWLLLITFLLNLWSGSLGDAVRYLLRLLNLLLMSSWLLGVTESLTLIKGLELSLQPFRRWLPVGEMAMVLGLTLSFFPLLLTEAREIMLAQQARGVNFQTNWAKKLRGLLAMVIPLFLSALRRALEIAQAMEARGYVPGAPRGSLYELAWGKKDSLGALLVLSLVLLWWGYRLLR
- the rpsM gene encoding 30S ribosomal protein S13, which produces MARIAGVDLPRDKRLEIALTYIYGIGLSLSREILAKTGVNPDTRVRDLTEDEISRLREVIDHEYKVEGDLRREESMNIKRLIEIGSYRGLRHRRGLPVRGQRTKTNARTRKGPAKTVGRKKKA
- a CDS encoding DNA-directed RNA polymerase subunit alpha, which codes for MIEIEKPRVIIDEIKDDRYGRFIVEPLERGYGTTLGNSLRRVLLSSLPGAAVTAVKIEGVLHEFSTIPGVVEDTTEIIMNLKKIMVKIHGDGPQVARLEVRESKEVTAADIMVPSDVEILNPDHHIATVSEGGSLVMEITFDKGRGYVPAERNKKPDAVIGTIPVDSIFTPVHKVNYVVEDTRVGQITDYDRLVLELWTSGSINPVEAVSLAAKILTEHLMLFVNLSDTVSEAEIMVEKEEESKDKILEMNIEELDLSVRSYNCLKRAGINTVQELIKKTPEDMMKVRNLGKKSLEEVESKLAALGLSLRKSEE
- a CDS encoding KOW domain-containing RNA-binding protein; the protein is MVKTAVTEVRLGQKVISTRGRDAGSIFLVVGLLNEDYVLVADGRKRSMERPKKKNRKHLSLTLQVDTAIAKKLSAGQPVADEEIVDAIQRLGENLKEGEVNLGER
- the map gene encoding type I methionyl aminopeptidase, which translates into the protein MITRKSLFELDRMRKAGEITRLILGRIAAAVKPGITTKELDELAEAAAKEFGVKPAFKGYQGFPACVCTSVNEQVVHGIPGPRKLKTGDIISLDFGVVYKGYYGDAAVTVGVGEIAPEHQRLLEVTREALWKGINAARAGNRLSAISRAIQEHVESNGFSVVRDFVGHGIGQAMHEEPQVPNYVSPLQSYNPVLKPGMTLAIEPMVNAGSYQVKIDPRDHWTVTTMDGSYSAHFEHTVLVTEGEPEILTQLRESRGDDGGMVQW
- a CDS encoding adenylate kinase produces the protein MQLILLGPPGAGKGTQAARIGAEFKIPPISTGDIFREAIKKKTPLGEQAERYMKAGELVPDELVLGIVKERLAAPDTAQGFLLDGFPRTLPQAVAFDRYLAEKGQALTAVINIEVDPEILVERLSGRRICRDCGAVYHVVTKKERQPGVCDLCQGQLIQREDDAEATVRNRLTVYAQQTAPLIKYYREAGLLLTVDGAQPIDDVYQAIVTGVRQRVGQ
- the rplQ gene encoding 50S ribosomal protein L17, whose amino-acid sequence is MNLRRLGRPAGHRKALFRNLVTELIRHEKITTTETKAKEIRALAEKMITLGKQGDLSARREVAKVIMDKAVVKKLFDEVATRYADRNGGYTRVVRIGPRRGDAAPMAVIELV
- the rpmJ gene encoding 50S ribosomal protein L36 — encoded protein: MKVAPSVKAICEHCKIIRRKGRVMVICVNPKHKQKQG
- a CDS encoding ATP-binding cassette domain-containing protein produces the protein MGRFFVLDDVSYCYPGSVKTGVCQVNLELEPGTFLAVLGANGSGKSTLARLCCGLLKPTAGRVLVEGYSTANDEELRYIYQQVGIVFQHPENQFVASTVEREIAFGVENRCLSSREIRRVVDEELARFGLTDLKTAQPHSLSGGEKRLLSLADVWALKPKLILVDEPLAMLDPGTKQRITRILQELKTHGQSMIWFTHGLAEVMTADQVLVMVDGRVVWRGQPAALLRMAGQARAWGITLPPATQVASTLGIGNSLVADEDELVAVLWK
- the rpsD gene encoding 30S ribosomal protein S4 → MARYIGAVCKICRREGEKLFLKADRCLSDKCSFNRRSYPPGQHGEGQARRKLSEYGLQLREKQKCRRIYGLLETQFRRYFEMAERKKGITGENLLQLLETRLDNVVYRLRLAGSRREARQLVRHGFFRVNDRKVNIPSYQVKPGDVITLKENANKSPLIKGILEANDGKNIPEWLELDTNNWTARVVSIPTREQIDVPVQEHLIVELYSR
- the rpsK gene encoding 30S ribosomal protein S11, yielding MASPRKGTRSRRREKKYVENGAAHIKSTFNNTIVTISDLNGNVLSWSSAGAMGFKGSRKNTPYAAGMAAESAAKAAMEYGLKQVEVYVKGPGAGREAAIRSLQAAGLEVSMIKDVTPIPHNGCRPPKRRRV